Sequence from the Piscinibacter sp. HJYY11 genome:
ATGAGGCCGATGCGCAGGCTGTTGATGACGATGGTGAGCGGCACGGTCGAGACCACGACCAGCGCGCGCTTCCACCACGGCGCCTGGAAGAAATATGCAGCGAGCAGGCCCAGCACCATCAGTGGGAAGAGGTAGCGCAGGCCGCTGCAGGCGTCGACGACCTGCAGCTTGAAGCTGCCGAGGTCGATGACGTTGCCTTCAAGGAACACGCTGATGCCGAAGGCGCGGATCAGCGCCACGCCCATCTGCGACGACAGCAGCTGAAGGCTCTGCGACAGCTCGCGCAGCAGAAACTGCGGAAGCGGGATCATGAAGAAGAGAAAGGCCAGCGGCACGGCGATGACGCGTGTGCCGCGCCAGCCGATGCAGCAGACCGACAGGCCGAAGAGCGCGACCACGAAGCCGTACTGGCTGAAGAGGCGCACCGCGCTGAACTCGCCCACCACGCCCATCACGAGGGCCAGCAGTACGAGAGCGATGCCGGTCCATGAACCTTGCAACTCCATCTCTCGCAGTCGGTCACTGCGCTGCCAGATGAGGAAGGCGGTGATCGCGGGGACGAAGTAGCCGTAGCTGTATTCCTCCACCTGTCCCCAGCTCACCACCATGAAGCTCAGGCCTGAATAGAAGGTGGCGATCGTGGCGGCGAGGCCGAGTGCGGCCAGCACCCAGTGCAGCGGCGGAAAGCGCCACACCGACGGTGCACCGGAGGGAATGAACAGGCTGGACATGGCGTGGCGCGCGCGAGGCCGCGATGGCGTACGTGGATGCCTCAGGTTAGCCATGCCGTGTGACATGGGCGTGGCTCTCGGCATGGCTAACCGTGCCTCGGCGTGTCAAGGCTTCGACACATTCGACCCCTAAGCTCTCGCGCTCCCGACGCTTGGTCGCATGGTGGTTGGCTGACACCTGCGGCGGCGAGACGACATTGCGTTTGAAATGCCGACGACCCACATCGCCGCCGAGATCGACCCGTACCTCCAGCCAAGCATGTCGCTGCGCAACCGTGCGGCACGGGCGCTGTGGGGTCTGGCGCACCTCCTGTTGATCCGCTGGACGCCGCGGCCCCTGCACGTCTGGCGTGCGTTCGTGCTGCGCTGCTTCGGCGCGAAGCTCGGGCCCCATTGCCGCATCTACCCGGCGGCCGAGATCTGGGCGCCATGGAACCTCATCTGCGAAGACGCCGTCGCCATCGCCAATGGCGCGGTCATCTACAACGCACTGCCGCTGCACCTGGGCTCGCATGCGACTGTGTCGCAACAGGCCTATCTTTGCGGATCGACGCATGACCTGGACGACCCGGCGTTCCCGATGATCAGCTCGCCGATCCGCCTGGGCGCCTATGCCTGGGTGGCCGCGCGTGCCGTGGTCTGCCCCGGCGTGACGGTGGGCGACGGAGCGGTGCTTGGCCTCGGCAGCATCGCCACCCGCGACCTCAAGCCCTGGACGGTGTATGCCGGTTCGCCCGCGCGCGAGCTGCGTGCGCGGAGCCGGCAGTGAAGGCCGATCGCCCGATGATCGATCGGCTGATTGCCGATCGAACGCCCGGCCCGCGTCAGATCCACAGCCATGTGACCCGGCCGATCGTCGAGCAGCTCGTGAAGGCGGGCTCACATTCGGTGCTCGAACTCGGCTGCGGCGATGGCTGGTTCACTGCGGCACTCGACCGCTGCGGTTTTGCCACCACCGGGCTCGACCGCGACGAAATGCAGCTGCAGGTGGCCCGCCACCACTACCCGCATCTGCCGTTCCATGCCGGTGATGCGATGCATGCGCTCGACCCGGCGCTGGTGGGCCGATTCGACGCCGTGATCGCGATCGACCTGGTGGACCACGTGCCCCATTCGCGCCGGCTTGTGTCGGTGGCCTTGTCGGCGCTGAAGCCAGGCGGACTGCTGGTGCTGACGTCCAACTTCCACGGCTACTCGAAGAACCTCGCGCTGGCTTTCGCCGGCCGTTTCGACGCCCGCTGGGATCCACTCACCGACGAGGGGCGGCTGAAGTTCTTCTCTCGCTCTACGCTCACTTCACTGCTCAAGGAGTTCGGGCTTGTGGAGCTTCACTTTGAGACTGTCGGGCGCATTCCGATGTTTGCGCGGGCGATGCTGATGTCGGGGCGTGCGGCGCCCTGACCGGCGGCAGCAGCAACCAACCCAGCGGCGGCAGGCGTCGCGCGCCATCCCACACCAGGAGCGGCAGCACAAGTCCTGCCGTCACCGCGAGGGCAGAGGCACCTAAGTCGCTCATGCCCCTGGCCTGTAGCACCGTCAGCACCTTCGTTTGGATGGGGTGGTGAAACATCAGGATGAAGAGCGACGCCGACCCGAGCGTGCTGAACAGGCGTGACGGCGGGCCCGCGTTCTGCAGACGCGAGGCCAGGGTCAGCACAAGGTAGACGCCGCAGCCGGCTTCGGCGGTGTTGACGAGCAGGTCGTCGTAGACGCGCATGTTGAGGTCCATTCGCGCATCGAACGCCAGATTGAGCATGACGAAGACCGCCATCGCGACGGCGCAGTGCAGCGTGCGGAACCGTGCCGCGAAGATCCGGTCGCGCAGGTGCCAGCCGGCCAGCATGAACGGAACCGAGATCGGCAGCAGGTCGGCGCTCCACGGGAGCTCGGGCAGCCGGCCGATGGCGAACACGCCCCCCGCGAGCAGCGTGCTGCACAGCGGCACCATGAGCTGCGGCCGACCGGCCAGCGCCTTGAGCAGCAGCAGGCCCGTGCACGAGGCGATGAAGAGATGCGGCAGGTACCACATCGGCGTCCACATGAGGGTGGCGCCGGTGCCGTACAGCACGCCGCCGAAGAGCTCCCCCGCGCCGACCGGTGCAATCATTCCGTGCGTTCCGGCCAGCCACTTCGCCGCCGCCACTAGCAGCGCCACGACGAAGCAGGGCTTCAGGATGGCGTGGAATCGCGAGACGGCGAATCGGCGCATGTCATCGGAAGGCCGCAGAAACGCCCCGGACAGCACGAAGAACAGGGGCATGTGGAAGGAGAAGATCATCCAGCCCGGCCAGCCCCAGCCGCCGACGGTGCGGTCGTGGCCCAGCACGACGAGCACGATGCCGAGGCCCTTGGCGATGTCGATGGCGGTGTGGCGGCTCTGCATGACCGGCCTGCTCATTGCAGCGTGATGGTGCTGCCAGCCGTGCCCTGGCCGCGCAGGTCCTGCACATCGTTCCAGCCATCGATGCGCCAGCGGTGCAGGCCGCCATGCGATGACTCTTCGTTGTGATAGAGGTAGAGCCGGTCGCCCGCGCGCACGAGCGAGGGCGTGAAGGCGTTGCCGCTCACGCCTGCAAGGTCGGGCGGGGGAAGCCGGGTCGAGGGCGTGCCGAACTGTCCGAAGAAGAGGCCGCTCTCGTCGAAGTGCATGAACTGGTTCGCCTGGCCGACGTTGTTCGTCTGCAGGTCGCGGTAGAACTCGCCGTGGTAGCCGTAGACGATGTGGCGGCCATGCGCGAGCACCGCGTTGCCGCCGTATTGCAGCCAGCCGTCCACCGCCTTGGTCTGGTAGGTGCCTTTGCCATCCAGCGGCCCGGTGGGGCTCGCCTGCCACAGCCAGTCGCTGCCGTTCAGTCGTGCGCCGCCGAGGTGGAAGCCTTCATTGCCGGTGATCGACGGGTCAAGGTAGACGACCACGCCGCCGCCGGTCAGGGGGTAGCGCGGCGGCAGCCCCATCGTCGAGTGTCGTGTGTAAGGAGTGCCGCTGAGCACGGGGACGCTCGCCATGACCACCGGCTCGCTGGCCCAGGTGGGATTGCCCTGCGGGTCGAACCCCGTCAGCGGGCGGCGCAAGACCACCTGCGTCCTGTCGCCCGTGATCGCATGACCAAGGTCGCCGTTCTCATACATCACCGGGTGGAAGGCTCGCGGCAGTGGTGTGCCGAGCGGCCGCACCACGCGCAGAGGGCCGCTGGGCGGCAGTTCGACCACCACATACTGATCGAAGGCTCGCACCATGCCGTAGGTACGTCCGTTGCGAAGCGTCTCCACGGTGCTCAGGCCGCCATAGAGCGCGTTGAACGCATGCTTGTCGTCGAGTGCTGGCGGCAGGCCACCCAACCAGTTGCGCACCAGGCGCCACGAGGTGCTGCCGGGTTCCCACGGCCCGTCGACCTGCGCCTCGAACTCGAGGAAGTTGGCGAACACGCGACGTGGGTTCTGGTGGTCGACTGCCGAGAGGTAGAACCCCGGGAGGTAGGCGACCTGCTCGTCGCTGCGGCCGACCGTCATGCCGTTGAGCGGGAAGCGCAGCAGGCGGTTGTTGCAATGGTCGATCACCCAGAGCTTGCCGTCGGCGGTTTGCGCCATGCCCGTCTGTTCGGTATGCGCTGGGCCGCGGAAGCAGAGCTTGTCGGGCTCGACCTGCGGGTCGGCGGAATAGCCGCCGTGGCGCCCGAGCATGAGGCCGGGGCGGCCGTCGCGGTTAAATTGGCGCACCTGCTGGCGCTCCCCGCCGTCGGCCACCCAGAGGTGCTCGCTGTCGGGCGCCGCGGCCACCGCGATTGGTTTTGCAAGGCCGGTGACCGTGGCGACAAGCTGCGGATTGCGATCCACACCGGCGTAGCGCCGCACCACGCGGCCCGAGATCACCCACAGGTCGCCGGCCGGCGTGAATGCCAGCTGGTTCAAGGCCTTGGCATTGAGCGGCACGGCGATCTGGCCGATGCGCGCGCCGCTCGTCTTGTCGAAAAGCCGCACCATGCCCTGCGCGGCGTGGGCGACGGCCAGCACACGACCCTGGCGCTGCACGGCGAGGCCTGTGGGGCCGTTGCCGTCCTGCGTCTCGACGTCGATCACGCTCTGGTAGCTCTGCTCGGGCTCGCAGGGCGGCTTGTTGTAGCGGTAGAAGAGGCACACCGGCTGGCCTTGCGTGAACACGGCTGGTCGCAAGGGGCTCAGGTCGTAGACGCCGACGAAGGTGGTGCGCGAGAGTCCACCGGTGTTGGCCCAGTACAGGCGGTGCCCGTCCGAGGCCAGCATCGAGATGGAGGCGAAGGTGTCCTTGCTGCCCAGCGGGCGGGTGTCGAGCTGCGGCGCGGCCAGCGCGAATCCGTGGATGCCAGGCTGCTGCTCGTTGTAGCCGACCGCGTAGTAGGCATGGTCGCCTTCGACGACGATGCTCTGCGGCGGCTGGTACGCCCGGTGCCGCTGCGCGATCGTGCCGAGCGAGGTGTTGCCGATCACGCCTTCCCACACGTAGCGGATCTGGTGGTGCACGAGGCGCATCTCGTAGCGGGCGTCCGGAGCCGGGCGCTTCATGTCATCGAGCCCGTCCCAGCTTCGCTCATGGCGGCCCTTGGGCAATGCGTCGCCGCGCCACAGTGTGCGCACCAGTCGGCCCTGCAGGTCGTAGACGCCGGCGCTCGTGGTGGCCGCGCTCGGCAGCTCGAACGACAGGCGCGTGCTTGTTTGCGACCACGCCAGCGGCGCAAGGCAGACTGCTGCGAGCAGCCCCGCCGCGCGCAGCTCAGGCATGCGCCACGCGCAGTGCCGGCGCGTGCGGCCGCGGCATCAGGCCCGCGAGCAGGCCCTGCACCTTGGCGGTGTAGGCGCCCCAGCTGAACTCCTGCGCGCGACGGATCGCATGCCGGCCCATCGCGATGCGCAGGTCGGGGTCGCGGTAGAGGCGCTCCAGGCGGTCACAGATCGCTTCTTCATCCCGCGTGGGCACGACGAAGCCTTCGATGCCGTCGCGAACCAGGTCGCCCGGGCCGTTGGCCGTCACGATGACGGGCAGGCCGCAGGCCATCGCTTCGAGCACCACCAGGCCCATGCCTTCGACCAGCGTGGGCAGCACGAACACATCGGAGTTGCGGTACATCTCGGCCAGCGCGGGGCGGGTCTGGTGGGGCATGTGCCTGAAGTGGCTGGCATAGGGGCGCAGCGGCCCGTCGCCGCCGACGAGCGCGCCCACCATCGTGAGCTGCGTGTCGCGGCGGGCGAACTTGCGATAGCCGCGCAGCAGGTACGCGATGCCCTTGCGTTGCGTCAGCTGGCCGGCGTAGATCACGTTGAAGCTGCTCTTGCGGTGGCGCGGGCGGCCCGGGGTGAAGGTCTGCAGGTCGACGCCGTAGGGAATCACCTGCAGCTTGCGGCGCTCGATGCCTTCGGCCACGAAGGTGTCGGCGGCGTAGGTGGAGCCGAGCAGGATGGCGTCGGCCTGTGCGATCTCGGCGTCGAGCCGCTCCTCGTGGCCGACCGGCCAGTCGTCGAAGTCCGGCCACGTGCTGGCGAAGAGCGGCTCCCGTTCGTTCTCCTCGAGGCGCTCCTTGCGCCGGGAGCGGTGATGCGAGACCGGGTAGTTGAGCACCGCGGCACCACCGCCGCGCTGGCGCAGCGCGTCGAAGGCGGGCAGTGCGAAGCCCTCGTAGGCCACCACACAGTCGATGCCGTCGACATGGCGGCAGGCGGCCTGCGCCACCGATTCGCGCACCGACTTGTAGAGCGTGGTGGTGAGCTGGTGCTTGGTGCTGACCGCGAGACCCGGCATGCGGCCGATGGTGGCGGCCAGCACGTCGGGCAGCACGCCGGCTTCATGCGTGAGGCGGGCGAGCCGAGGGTCGGTGATGCGGCGCCGGCCGAAGGTGGTGCTGTAGGCGCGGCCCGCCATCGGCAGGGCGGCCAGCGCGCGCTCCCAGGCGCGGCCCTTGTTGACGTAGGGGCGCACATAGGCATCGAGCGAGCCGTTGGCAGCCAGGGCGACGGCGAGCTGGTTCAGCTCAGGGGCGTTGAAGTTAACGACCAAGGTACGGGGAGCGTGGGCGTGCGGCATGCAGCCATGCTAGGCAGGGTTTGTGACCGTTCGACGCATCCAGACACGGCCCGCGAGCGGCACGCCGTGACGCCAAACTGCAACATTCACCACCTAGAGTGAGCGGTCTCGGGTGGCAGCCGTGCCGCCGCTCAACATGACTTCAATCGCACGTCCTGCCTTTCTGCGAGGCCGCGGCCCCGCGCCGGCGGCGGCTGTGGTGCAGCCCGCGGCGGTGGGCCTTCCGGCGCCGCGTGAACGTGGCCGGCGACAGGTTGTCGCGGTCATCATGGTGGTGTACCTGCTGGCAATCTTTGAAGGCGCGCTGCGCAAGTACGTGGCGCCGCAGTACAGCCAGTACATCTATTTCATCCGCGACCCGGTGGTCGTCTGCGCCTACCTGCTGGCAACTCGTCACGCGCTGTGGCCGCGCGGCGAGCGCCTTTTCACCATCGGCGTGGCGATGGGCGGTGTGGGTGTGCTGCTGGTGATGGTGCAGACGGCCACCGGCGGCACCACCGACCTGCGCCTGCTGCTCGGTGCCTACGGCTGGCGCAGCTACTTCCTCTACGTGCCACTGGCCTTCCTGGTGGCCGAGCAGTTCACGCATGAAGACCTTCGGCGCTTCGCGCGCCTGACCTTGATCCTCTCGATCCCGATGGCGGTGCTGGCGGTGGCGCAGTTCATGTCGCCGCTCAACGCGCCCATCAACGTCGGCACCGCCGAGGAGAAGGAGCTTCAGTTCCAGGGCATGAACATCAACGGCACCCGGGTGCGCGCGACGGGCACCTTCTCGTCGAACGCGGGGCTGCAGCAATTCATCGGCACTGCGCTCGCGATCGCGATCGCCGCGCTGCTGCAGCCGGCGAAGCGCCGGCTGGCACCGCTGCCGGTGGTGCTGGTCGCGATTGCAGCGCTGCTCACCTCGGTCGCCTTCAGCGGCAGCCGCGGCACCGTGATGCTCAGTGGCCTGCTGGCCCTCGTTGCCGTGGCCATCGGCGTGGTTGGCCACGGGTCGATGCGGGCCAAGGCGCTCACCATTCCGCTGTGTGTGGCGGGTGGGGCCGTGCTGCTCGCGCCGATGCTCTTCCCCGACGCCATCCAGGCCTTCATCGACCGCTGGAACCACGCCTCCAAATTCGAAAGTGCCAACATCGAAGGCGGCGTATGGGGCCGGGCGCTGATGCCGCTCTTCGACTTCGTCCGCCTCGTGGGCGACGTGCCGATCTTCGGCTACGGCCTCGGCTATGGCGGCAACGCCAGCATCCTCATGCGTGCCACCATCGACGGGGTGGTGGTGGGCATCCTCGCCGAGGTCGACTTCAGCCGCCACATGGTCGACCTCGGGCCGCTGGTCGGCGGGGCCTACATCCTCTTCCGTTTCGCGGTCACGGCCTGGGCAGGGCGCCAGGTGCTGGCCGCCACGCGGCATGCCGGCGACCCGCTGCCGATGATGCTCTTCGGCTACGCGGGCTACACCATCGTGCTGGGCCAGATCGCCGGGCACGGCTCCATCAACGTGTACGGGTGGCTCTTCATCGGGCTGAGCGTGGCGGCCGCCCGCGCGGCGTTGAGGCAGCCGAAGCGGGTGGTCCTGCCCGCATCCGGGGCCGCGCCTGCATCTTCGGCTCCGCCGCCGCCCGGCCTGCGGGCACCGCGCCCCCGGGCGCCGCGGGAGCTGGTCGACGGGCGGCGGTCATGCTGATCACCCGCGCCCGCCTCGCGCGGCTGGGCAGCGTGGCGAGCACGCAGGTGCTGGTGCAGGCCATAGGCTTCCTCGCCGGCATCGTGCTCGTGCGCCACATGGCCCAGGCCGAGTACGGCTACTACACGCTCGCGGTGAGCATGGTGAGCATTGCCATCATCCTGAGCGACCTCGGCCTTGCCACGGCGGTGATGGCGATCGGCGGCGCCGTCGCATCCGAGCGCAAAACGCTCGGGCGCCTGATCGTCGATGCCGACAAGGTGCACCGGCGGCTCACCTGGGTGTCGCTTGTCGTGCTCGTGCCGTGCTTCGCCTTCCTGCTGGCGCGCCAGCACGCGCCGCTGTGGCAGGTGGCGGTGCTCACGCTCGTGATCGTGGTGACGGCCGTGTTCACCGCGCGAGGCGGCATGGCGTTGTCGATCGCGCGGGTGCTGGGGCACCTGGGTGTGCAGCAGAAGCTGGACCTGGGCATCAACCTCGCGAAACTCGGGCTGCTGATGGTGGCGGTGTTCGTGGCGCTCGACGCCATCATCGCCTGCCTCGTGAACCTTGCAGCGGCAGCGGTCTATGCGCTCGTGCTGCGCCGGTATCTGAAGCAGCAGCTCGACCTGCCGCCCGCACCGCCGGGCGAGCACAAGCCGGCGCTCGAGCGCCATGTGCGCCGGCAGGCGCCCAACTCGATCTACTTCGTGCTGAGCAGCCAGCTGGCGCTGTGGCTCATCGGCGTGTTCGGCAGTGCGGAGCGCGTGGCCGAGGCCGGGGCGTTGGGGCGGCTGGCGGCGCTCTTCACCGTGATCACCGCGGTGTCGGCCTCGCTCGTGCTGCCGTACTTCGCCCGGCGCGACAGCGCCGCGGAGCTGGCCGCTGGCTTTGCGGGCGTCAACCTGTTCTACGGCATGCTGCTGATGCTGCTGGTGGCCGCCGGCATGCTGATGCCGCAGCCCATTCTGTGGGTGCTGGGCGGCCACTACGCGGGCCTGCACGACGAACTGGTGTGGATGCTGCTCGCCAGCGCCCTCACCGCCTGGGGCGGGGCCATCTACACCATCGGCTGCGCACGCGGCTGGGTGATGCCGGGCTGGCTGGGCATCTCGACCGGCATGCTGGCCACCGTGGTGGCCGCGGCCCTGGTCGACGTGTCGACCGTGCGCGGCAGCTTCATGATCAACGCCAGCACAGGCCTCGTGAGCACGGTGGTCGCGCTGGGCTATTTCTCCACCCAGCTGAGGCGACATGCACTCGGCGCGACTCCTGCCAGGGCGACACCGTGAGACTCGTGCTCTACACCCACCCCGCGTTCCTCGGCTCGCACAGCCAGGCCCATTTCGCCCGCATGCTGACCGAGGCGTACCGCGCGCGCGGCCACAGCGTGGAGCTGCGCCAGCCTGAGCCTGTGCTGCAGGCGCGTGTGCCGCGCGGCACCGGTTCGAAGTGGGCGGGGTACGTGGACCAGTACCTGTTGTTTCCTCAGCGCATCCGCGCCGATCTGCGTCGTGACCCGCCGCACACGCTCTACGTCTTCTGCGACCAGGCGCTCGGCCCCTGGATGCCGCTCGTGGCGCACCGGCCGCATGTGGTGCACTGCCACGATCTGCTCGCACTGCGCTCGGCGCTCGGCGACATCGCCGAGAACCCGACCTCGTTCACCGGCCGCGTCTACCAGCGCTACATCCGCCGCGGCTTCCAGCATGCGCGGCATTTCATCTCGATCTCGCAGAAGTCGCGCGCCGACCTGCACCGATACGGCGAGGTCTTGCCCGTCACCTCGGAAGTCGTCTACAACGGCTTGAACCACCCCTACGTGCCGCAGGAGGAGGCGGTGGCCTTGCAGACGCTGAGCAACGCCGGCCTGCCGGCCAGCGAGGCGGGCTACCTGCTGCATGTGGGGGGTGGCCAGTGGTACAAGAACAGCGTCGGTGTGGTGCGGCTCTATGGCGTGCATGCCGCCGAAGAGGTCGCCGCCGGCCGGTGTCCGCTGCCATTGTGGATGGTGAGCCCGCCGCCCGATGCGCGACTGCAGGCCGCCATCGCCATGTTGCCGCCGCAGGCCGAGGTGCGTTTCTTCAGCGGACTGTCCACGCAGGTGCTGGAAGCGCTTTATTCGCATGCCCGGGTGATGCTCTTTCCGAGCCTGGCCGAAGGCTTCGGCTGGCCCATCGTCGAGGCCCAGGCTTGCGGATGCCCTGTCATCACCACGGATGAGGCGCCGATGACCGAGGTGGGCGGTGATGCATGCACCTACCTGCCGCGCCTCAGGTCGACCGACGACCTTGCGGTCGCGGCCTGGGCGTTGCACGGCGCCGGCGTCCTGCGCAGCGTGCTCGGCCGTAGCCTGCAGAAGCGCGAGCGCGTGCGCGCGGCCGGACTGGCTCATGCCGCCCGTTTCTCGGCCGAGGCGGCCATCGAGGCCTATCTCGCCGTCTACCAGCACGTGCTCTCGCTGGAGAGCCTCAGGCAGCCGTCACCCCAGGAGGAGTCTCATGACCGGATCACCATGTCGCCTTGAGAGCGACCGTCCGGCGCCTGCGCCCGAGCGAACGCGCCGTACGCTCCTGCGGCATGTTGCGGCCATCGCATCGCTGCCGATGACCTCGGGGCTGCTCACTGCGTGCGGTGGAGGCGATGGCGAGCAAGCGCCACCGGTCTCCTCGGCCCCACCATCGCCACCGCCTGCTCTTTCGCCCCCAACCGCACCACCTTCGCATCCGCCCGCGCCCGTCAATACGCCACTCGGTCGCCTCCAGGCCGCGCTGGCGCGACCGGTGCTCGGGCGCAGCCCACAGGCGATCACCGTATCGCAGCAGCGCGAGAACAGCATCGACTCCGTCTTCGGCCCCGATGCCCTTGTCTACCCGCCGATCGACAACCCGGGCGCCGCCACGCTCAAGGACATTCCGCAGGTGTGGGGCCACCGACGCGAGCAGTGGGTGATCCGTACGGGGTCAGGCGCGGTGGTGGAAGGGCGTGTGTTGTCGCCCATCATCACCATGGGCTGCGGCCTGCACTTCGATCTGGACGCGCAGGCCTTCGAGATCTTCTACGTCGGGCATTTCGCCAAGGCGACGCTGATCGCGGACGGGCAGTACATGGCGCCACGCTTCATCACGACCACGCTGTCCGATGGGTTCGAGGGCGCCGTGCTGCGCGATGCCAACCGTTTCGTGTGTTTCGACTTCGGCAGCCGTGCACGGCGCAAGGTGTCGGTCTATGCATGGAGCGAGCGTGGCCCGTGCGCGGTGGCAGTGCCAGCCGGCAGCACGATCACCGGGTGGGACCGCTCCAGCGAGCCCTCGATGATCGCGATGGCCGACTCGTACGGCCAGGGCTACGCCGCCGACTGGGACCACAGCCTTTTCTGGGCTGCCGCGGCTCGGCTCGGCATCCCCCACCTCGACATCGACGCCTGGGGTGGAACGGGCTACGCGCGCGTGGGCACCAACCGCCAGACGGCCGACCCGGCCTACACCTTCAGCGGCCGGCTCGAGCGCGCCATCGCGCTGCAGCCCGATCTCTTCATCACCGCGGGCAGTCTCAACGACGTCATCGACCGCCCGTCGGTCGACCTGGACGGCAACGTGATCTATGCCTCGGCGATCGATGCGTTCCAGGGGTTTGGCGAGGCGGTGGCGGCGTACTACGCGCGGCTGCGTGTGGCCTTGCCCGACTGTGTGATCGTTGCCACGGGACCTTGGGCGCCACGGCAGTTCACGCCGACGCATCCGGTGGCGCAGGCGAAGGCCGACGTGATCCTCGAGACGCTGCAGGGCCTCAGCGGCCCCTGGGTGTTCATCGACAACCTGAATGGCGGCTGGGTCAACAGTGCAGGTACCAGCGCACCGAAGACCGGTCCCTGGCAGACCGGCACCGGCACCACGACCTCGCCCCGCGGCGATGGC
This genomic interval carries:
- a CDS encoding putative colanic acid biosynthesis acetyltransferase, with protein sequence MPTTHIAAEIDPYLQPSMSLRNRAARALWGLAHLLLIRWTPRPLHVWRAFVLRCFGAKLGPHCRIYPAAEIWAPWNLICEDAVAIANGAVIYNALPLHLGSHATVSQQAYLCGSTHDLDDPAFPMISSPIRLGAYAWVAARAVVCPGVTVGDGAVLGLGSIATRDLKPWTVYAGSPARELRARSRQ
- a CDS encoding bifunctional 2-polyprenyl-6-hydroxyphenol methylase/3-demethylubiquinol 3-O-methyltransferase UbiG, whose product is MKADRPMIDRLIADRTPGPRQIHSHVTRPIVEQLVKAGSHSVLELGCGDGWFTAALDRCGFATTGLDRDEMQLQVARHHYPHLPFHAGDAMHALDPALVGRFDAVIAIDLVDHVPHSRRLVSVALSALKPGGLLVLTSNFHGYSKNLALAFAGRFDARWDPLTDEGRLKFFSRSTLTSLLKEFGLVELHFETVGRIPMFARAMLMSGRAAP
- a CDS encoding acyltransferase family protein, whose amino-acid sequence is MQSRHTAIDIAKGLGIVLVVLGHDRTVGGWGWPGWMIFSFHMPLFFVLSGAFLRPSDDMRRFAVSRFHAILKPCFVVALLVAAAKWLAGTHGMIAPVGAGELFGGVLYGTGATLMWTPMWYLPHLFIASCTGLLLLKALAGRPQLMVPLCSTLLAGGVFAIGRLPELPWSADLLPISVPFMLAGWHLRDRIFAARFRTLHCAVAMAVFVMLNLAFDARMDLNMRVYDDLLVNTAEAGCGVYLVLTLASRLQNAGPPSRLFSTLGSASLFILMFHHPIQTKVLTVLQARGMSDLGASALAVTAGLVLPLLVWDGARRLPPLGWLLLPPVRAPHAPTSASPAQTSECARQSQSEAPQARTP
- a CDS encoding glycosyltransferase family 4 protein; translation: MPHAHAPRTLVVNFNAPELNQLAVALAANGSLDAYVRPYVNKGRAWERALAALPMAGRAYSTTFGRRRITDPRLARLTHEAGVLPDVLAATIGRMPGLAVSTKHQLTTTLYKSVRESVAQAACRHVDGIDCVVAYEGFALPAFDALRQRGGGAAVLNYPVSHHRSRRKERLEENEREPLFASTWPDFDDWPVGHEERLDAEIAQADAILLGSTYAADTFVAEGIERRKLQVIPYGVDLQTFTPGRPRHRKSSFNVIYAGQLTQRKGIAYLLRGYRKFARRDTQLTMVGALVGGDGPLRPYASHFRHMPHQTRPALAEMYRNSDVFVLPTLVEGMGLVVLEAMACGLPVIVTANGPGDLVRDGIEGFVVPTRDEEAICDRLERLYRDPDLRIAMGRHAIRRAQEFSWGAYTAKVQGLLAGLMPRPHAPALRVAHA
- a CDS encoding lipopolysaccharide biosynthesis protein → MLITRARLARLGSVASTQVLVQAIGFLAGIVLVRHMAQAEYGYYTLAVSMVSIAIILSDLGLATAVMAIGGAVASERKTLGRLIVDADKVHRRLTWVSLVVLVPCFAFLLARQHAPLWQVAVLTLVIVVTAVFTARGGMALSIARVLGHLGVQQKLDLGINLAKLGLLMVAVFVALDAIIACLVNLAAAAVYALVLRRYLKQQLDLPPAPPGEHKPALERHVRRQAPNSIYFVLSSQLALWLIGVFGSAERVAEAGALGRLAALFTVITAVSASLVLPYFARRDSAAELAAGFAGVNLFYGMLLMLLVAAGMLMPQPILWVLGGHYAGLHDELVWMLLASALTAWGGAIYTIGCARGWVMPGWLGISTGMLATVVAAALVDVSTVRGSFMINASTGLVSTVVALGYFSTQLRRHALGATPARATP
- a CDS encoding glycosyltransferase family 1 protein encodes the protein MRLVLYTHPAFLGSHSQAHFARMLTEAYRARGHSVELRQPEPVLQARVPRGTGSKWAGYVDQYLLFPQRIRADLRRDPPHTLYVFCDQALGPWMPLVAHRPHVVHCHDLLALRSALGDIAENPTSFTGRVYQRYIRRGFQHARHFISISQKSRADLHRYGEVLPVTSEVVYNGLNHPYVPQEEAVALQTLSNAGLPASEAGYLLHVGGGQWYKNSVGVVRLYGVHAAEEVAAGRCPLPLWMVSPPPDARLQAAIAMLPPQAEVRFFSGLSTQVLEALYSHARVMLFPSLAEGFGWPIVEAQACGCPVITTDEAPMTEVGGDACTYLPRLRSTDDLAVAAWALHGAGVLRSVLGRSLQKRERVRAAGLAHAARFSAEAAIEAYLAVYQHVLSLESLRQPSPQEESHDRITMSP
- a CDS encoding SGNH/GDSL hydrolase family protein, whose translation is MLGRSPQAITVSQQRENSIDSVFGPDALVYPPIDNPGAATLKDIPQVWGHRREQWVIRTGSGAVVEGRVLSPIITMGCGLHFDLDAQAFEIFYVGHFAKATLIADGQYMAPRFITTTLSDGFEGAVLRDANRFVCFDFGSRARRKVSVYAWSERGPCAVAVPAGSTITGWDRSSEPSMIAMADSYGQGYAADWDHSLFWAAAARLGIPHLDIDAWGGTGYARVGTNRQTADPAYTFSGRLERAIALQPDLFITAGSLNDVIDRPSVDLDGNVIYASAIDAFQGFGEAVAAYYARLRVALPDCVIVATGPWAPRQFTPTHPVAQAKADVILETLQGLSGPWVFIDNLNGGWVNSAGTSAPKTGPWQTGTGTTTSPRGDGNGDLYLDHDGTHLTREGKQHFADVLAANLRDALMAL